The genome window TACGAGGACGACGAGGTGCTCACCGCGCTCGCCGACCGCTGCCGCCAGCGCGACTTCGGCCCCGGCGAGGTGCTCGTCACCCAGGGCGAGGCGGCCGACCGGATCTTCCTGATCGCCCACGGCAAGATCAACAAGGTCGGCACCGGCAAGTACGGCGACGAGACCGTGGTCGGTGTGCTCGGCGACGGCGACCGCTTCGGCGACGACGCCATCCTCAACCCGGACGGCGTCTGGGAGTACACCGCGAAGACCGCCACCGCCGGTGTCGTCCTCACGCTGAGCCGCCGCGACTTCGAGCAGATCCGCGACAACGCGCCGAGCCTGCAGGAGCACCTGCAGGAGTTCATGGCCCTGCCGCAGCAGGCCCAGAACGAGCGCGGCGAGGCCGAGATCGCCATGTCGGCCGGCCACCACGGCGAGTTCGAACTGCCCGGCGCCTTCGTGGACTACGAGCTGAAGCCGCGCGAGTACGAGCTGAGCGTCGCGCAGACCATCCTCAAGGTCCACACCCGCGTCGCGGACCTCTACAACCAGCCGATGAACCAGATCGAGCACCAGCTGCGGCTGACCATCGAGGCCCTGCGCGAGCGCCAGGAGCACGAGCTCGTCAACAACCCCGAGTTCGGGCTGCTCCACAACGCCGACTTCGACCAGCGGATCCAGACCCACTCCGGCCCGCCCACCCCGGACGACCTGGACGAACTGCTCAACCGCCGCCGCGACCCCGACTACCTGCTGGCCCACCCGCGCGCCATCGCCGCGATCGGCCGCGAGCTCAACGCTCGCGGGCTCTACCCGCACCACGTCGACCTCGGCGGGCAGCAGGTGCCGGCCTGGCGCGGGGTGCCGATCCTGCCGTGCAGCAAGATCCCGATCACCAAGGAGAACACGAGCTCGATCCTCGTGATCCGTACGGGCGAGGACAACCAGGGCGTCATCGGCCTGCACCAGACCGGCATCCCGGACGAGTACCAGCCCTCGCTCTCGGTCCGCTTCATGGGCATCGACGAGAAGGCGATCATCTCCTACCTCGTCAGCGCCTACTACTCGGCCGCGATCCTGGTGCCGGACGCGGTCGGCGTCCTGGAGAACGTCGAGATCGCGCACGGCCGCCACTGACCGCCGCGCCGCCCCCTGGGCGGCCGAATTTTGCTCCCTGATCCGGCCGGGACCGTAACCGGCCCACCCGAAGATCGTTTGACCTGGCGACGGACGGCCCGCCCGCGGAGGCGGGCCGTCCGCCTGACCGGGGCCGGGTTCGGCCGACTCATTCCGACGACCGTGATTCCTTTCGACGATGCGCTTTCCCGACGATCCGAGAGGTGTGTGGAGCCCATGCCGCAGCCCCGGCAGCCCCGACGGATACCGGTGGACGGCGGAGGGAGCGCCGTACCCGGGCGACGGGTGCGAGTGGCCGGTGTGGCGGTCGGTGCGGTCGCCATGTGCGCGCTGCTGAGCGGCGCGTCCGCGTCCGGCACCGAGCACCACGGCGGGGGGCGCCCGCACGGGCCGGTCATCCACACCTGCGTCTGCACCGACACGCACGTCGAGGTGGCGGTCGGACCGCACGGGACGGACGTGGGCGTCGGGGTGGACGTCCAAGTCGGCGTCAACGTCCACCCGAAGGGCGAGGACGGCGGCGACGACGAGCACGGCCACCACGGCGGGCAGCATCACCAACCGCACCCCTGCCCGACCCCGACCCCGAGCCCCAGCCCGACGCAGACCCCCACGCGCACACCGAGCCCGACACCCCCGCCGAGCCCGTCGCCGACCCACACGCCCTCGCCGACGCCGCCACAGCCGAGCCCGACGCCGGAGCCCACCCCGATGCCCGCGTCACCGGCACCCCCGCCGCCGTCGCCCGCGCCGACGCCGGCCGCGCAGCCCCCCGCGCCGGCCGTACCGAACCCGACCAAGCCACCCGCGCCCCGGACGGCTGCGCCGGATCCCGACCCGGCGGACCCGAGCCCGGCCGCACCGAGCCCGGTCCCGCCGAGCCCCGCGTGGCCGACCCCGGCGCCGAAGGCCGCCTACCACGTGCCGGCGGTCAAGCGCATGGCCGCCCCACCGCACCACCGGGGCAACTCGCCCACCACCACGATGCTGCTGGTCACCGTGCCCGCGGTGATCGCGCTGGCGGCGCTGCGCCCGAGTCGCGGCCAGGGCCGCGGCCGCTCC of Streptomyces kaniharaensis contains these proteins:
- a CDS encoding family 2B encapsulin nanocompartment shell protein, with protein sequence MPVDTSPETQQAQQQSLATAAARNLATTTKSAPQMQEITSRWLLRVLPWVEAHGGAYRVNRRLTYTVGNGVVEFVKTGSEVRVIPRELGELALLRGYEDDEVLTALADRCRQRDFGPGEVLVTQGEAADRIFLIAHGKINKVGTGKYGDETVVGVLGDGDRFGDDAILNPDGVWEYTAKTATAGVVLTLSRRDFEQIRDNAPSLQEHLQEFMALPQQAQNERGEAEIAMSAGHHGEFELPGAFVDYELKPREYELSVAQTILKVHTRVADLYNQPMNQIEHQLRLTIEALRERQEHELVNNPEFGLLHNADFDQRIQTHSGPPTPDDLDELLNRRRDPDYLLAHPRAIAAIGRELNARGLYPHHVDLGGQQVPAWRGVPILPCSKIPITKENTSSILVIRTGEDNQGVIGLHQTGIPDEYQPSLSVRFMGIDEKAIISYLVSAYYSAAILVPDAVGVLENVEIAHGRH